The following are encoded in a window of Roseimaritima ulvae genomic DNA:
- a CDS encoding tetratricopeptide repeat protein — MRSKAPIGLFIALFLGWIPVTGELRAQSRASDPQLRSGLALLAAGDYQQAHQTLQNLIDQSPPPATLTAALIANGKSLSKLQQHAAALKQYERALQQTPPESDSGMLQVIAADAAYRSGQTDQAMQWSSQVLAQSSDARQRLLATRIQIASQLSGGDAKAAWETLRSADAAFASKLTDLANQIGAAALTRPQPGIAEQTYQWLADHADSAALQRQAQLGIAWAAALGAQPPADAAARLRAFSERYPEDPDALRALRAEATCWRQAGNVDKVHEVLLTILQATAGRDDAASAAMAIAAAEELSAPNDRPAPPALTAARQRIVLDGTLGPNEPVACELGVQLLAAAMLDAAQGDNENYWQACVTQSLHHPHNGTIVAAALQRLSAAGQDAAAERLAATVLRQIESEAPPESVADNAPADNAPADNFPAACDAVCRWAAESGRWTMLALSAEHVATDQAIARLSPTSVRLLAEALMQTKRATAAQRWFDAAADAGATDFATLIRRAELAVALDDLETATAKWQTAADAVQQPEGSDGTLIEVLRAELAIRQARLEQARSILQRVVRLERTESQVRCRAQWLVGETFLLQHRFNEAVEAYRLVESFDTPAGNWTAVALVQAGKAFEQMGRPRDAAICYGGLLQRFADTEHALVARDRLAVIRNGNQRR; from the coding sequence ATGCGCAGCAAGGCGCCGATCGGACTGTTTATCGCGTTGTTTCTGGGATGGATTCCGGTAACAGGAGAGCTCCGTGCGCAGTCGAGGGCCAGCGATCCTCAGCTTCGCAGCGGTCTGGCTTTGCTGGCCGCCGGCGATTACCAACAGGCTCACCAGACTCTCCAAAACTTGATCGATCAGTCCCCGCCGCCGGCCACGCTCACCGCGGCCCTGATCGCCAACGGCAAGTCGCTCAGCAAACTGCAGCAACACGCCGCCGCCTTAAAACAATACGAACGCGCTCTGCAACAAACTCCTCCCGAATCCGACAGCGGGATGTTGCAGGTCATCGCAGCCGACGCGGCCTATCGCAGCGGACAGACCGATCAGGCGATGCAGTGGAGCAGCCAAGTGCTGGCGCAATCCAGCGATGCTCGCCAACGTTTACTGGCGACGCGGATCCAGATCGCCAGCCAACTATCCGGCGGCGATGCCAAGGCGGCTTGGGAAACTCTGCGGTCTGCCGATGCAGCCTTTGCCAGCAAACTGACCGACCTAGCGAATCAAATCGGCGCCGCTGCCCTGACTCGCCCCCAGCCGGGGATCGCCGAACAGACCTATCAGTGGCTCGCCGACCACGCCGACTCAGCCGCCTTGCAGCGGCAAGCCCAACTGGGCATCGCTTGGGCTGCGGCCTTGGGCGCCCAACCGCCGGCCGACGCCGCCGCTCGCCTGCGAGCTTTCTCGGAACGATACCCAGAAGATCCCGATGCCCTCCGCGCCTTGCGAGCCGAAGCGACTTGCTGGCGTCAGGCCGGCAATGTCGACAAAGTGCATGAGGTGTTGCTGACCATTCTGCAAGCCACGGCCGGTCGCGACGACGCGGCATCGGCCGCGATGGCGATCGCCGCAGCAGAAGAACTTTCGGCACCAAACGATCGCCCGGCCCCGCCCGCATTAACCGCCGCTCGACAGCGGATCGTGCTCGATGGCACGCTGGGACCGAACGAACCGGTTGCGTGCGAACTGGGCGTGCAGCTGCTTGCCGCCGCCATGCTGGACGCCGCCCAGGGAGATAATGAAAACTACTGGCAGGCCTGCGTCACACAATCTCTCCATCACCCGCACAACGGAACGATTGTCGCCGCCGCCTTGCAGCGGTTGAGCGCTGCCGGCCAAGACGCCGCGGCCGAACGTTTGGCCGCCACCGTGCTCCGCCAGATCGAATCCGAGGCGCCCCCCGAATCTGTGGCAGACAACGCGCCAGCAGACAACGCTCCAGCGGACAACTTCCCGGCGGCCTGCGACGCGGTGTGTCGCTGGGCGGCGGAATCGGGACGTTGGACGATGCTGGCCCTTTCCGCCGAACACGTCGCCACCGACCAAGCCATCGCACGGCTGTCGCCGACCAGCGTGCGGTTGCTGGCCGAAGCTTTGATGCAAACCAAACGTGCCACAGCGGCACAGCGTTGGTTCGATGCCGCCGCGGACGCCGGAGCAACCGATTTTGCGACGCTGATCCGTCGCGCGGAACTGGCCGTGGCGCTCGATGACCTGGAAACCGCAACCGCCAAATGGCAAACCGCCGCCGATGCCGTCCAGCAGCCCGAAGGTTCGGACGGGACGTTGATCGAAGTGCTCCGTGCCGAATTGGCCATCCGTCAAGCTCGCCTGGAGCAAGCCCGATCGATCCTGCAACGCGTCGTGCGACTGGAACGTACCGAATCCCAAGTCCGCTGCCGCGCCCAGTGGCTGGTGGGCGAAACCTTCCTGCTGCAACACCGCTTTAACGAAGCTGTCGAGGCCTATCGACTGGTCGAATCCTTCGACACGCCGGCCGGCAACTGGACGGCCGTGGCTCTGGTGCAAGCCGGCAAGGCCTTCGAACAGATGGGGCGGCCCCGCGACGCCGCCATTTGCTACGGCGGTCTGTTGCAACGCTTTGCCGATACCGAACACGCCCTGGTAGCCCGCGATCGCTTGGCCGTGATCCGCAACGGCAACCAACGGCGGTAG
- a CDS encoding DeoR/GlpR family DNA-binding transcription regulator yields the protein MATLSGNEQSRLESRRQELRRTLQTHGFVALGDLASRLDVSESTIRRDLDFLEEQGDARRTHGGVFWTGSPTSMRLFETREDSLWQQKRSIAIAAARLVADNETILLDGGSTTYELARQLVGRPLQVVTNSLPVANLFAASDTADLILIGGYVHGRTGVTIGTLANQVLQSLNVSQAFLSVAGVDSRGFYNSNLLLVETERMMMATADRAVVIADSSKFGRASLSRLCGLGEVHTVVTDQKLSDTWRQRLLDAGPQLISSENEVPIEPVTPS from the coding sequence ATGGCAACATTGAGCGGAAATGAGCAGAGTCGGCTGGAGTCACGGCGGCAGGAATTGCGTCGCACGCTGCAGACCCACGGGTTTGTGGCCTTGGGCGATCTGGCCTCGCGACTGGACGTCAGCGAGTCGACGATTCGTCGGGATTTGGACTTCTTGGAGGAACAAGGAGACGCTCGACGGACCCATGGTGGGGTGTTTTGGACCGGATCTCCGACCAGCATGCGGTTGTTCGAAACCCGCGAAGATTCGCTTTGGCAGCAAAAGCGTTCGATCGCGATCGCCGCCGCACGGCTGGTGGCGGACAACGAGACGATCCTCCTGGATGGAGGCAGCACGACCTACGAGTTGGCTCGGCAGTTAGTCGGCCGGCCGTTGCAGGTGGTGACCAACAGTTTGCCGGTGGCCAACCTATTTGCCGCCAGTGATACGGCGGATTTGATTCTGATTGGCGGTTACGTGCACGGCCGCACCGGCGTGACGATCGGAACGCTAGCCAACCAGGTGCTGCAGAGTTTGAACGTTAGTCAGGCGTTTTTGTCGGTCGCGGGCGTGGATTCGCGGGGGTTTTACAACAGCAATTTGTTGTTGGTGGAAACCGAGCGGATGATGATGGCGACCGCCGACCGAGCCGTGGTGATCGCCGACAGCAGCAAGTTTGGCCGGGCCAGCTTGTCGCGGTTGTGCGGATTGGGTGAGGTGCACACGGTGGTAACCGACCAGAAATTGAGCGACACCTGGCGTCAGCGGCTGCTGGACGCCGGGCCGCAATTAATATCGAGCGAAAACGAAGTCCCTATTGAACCAGTGACCCCTTCATGA
- the pduL gene encoding phosphate propanoyltransferase, translated as MTNQSVIESLVRQAVRGVLQATPAAGVQPPGWVDGKPNLRVSISARHCHLTDEHVEILFGKGAKLEPEKPLYQDGFYAAAQTVMVVGPRRRMLPSVRVLGPTRSHSQVELALTDSISLGIDAPTRHSGDIDGTPGCVLVGPAGTVQLERGVIRAARHVHMNLHDCQYYGVENGDLMKLVVKSPACSVTFDDLLVRADEAAKLEVHIDTDEGNACNLEAAEQVELQKQTDSCKCHG; from the coding sequence ATGACAAATCAAAGCGTGATTGAATCCCTCGTCCGCCAAGCGGTCCGCGGCGTCTTGCAGGCCACTCCGGCCGCCGGCGTCCAGCCGCCCGGTTGGGTCGATGGCAAACCAAATTTGCGGGTCAGCATTTCGGCTCGGCACTGCCATCTGACCGATGAGCACGTTGAGATCCTGTTTGGCAAAGGTGCCAAGCTGGAGCCGGAGAAGCCCTTGTATCAGGATGGCTTTTATGCCGCGGCCCAGACCGTGATGGTGGTCGGGCCACGACGCCGAATGCTTCCCAGCGTCCGCGTGCTCGGTCCGACACGCTCGCACAGCCAGGTCGAATTGGCCCTGACCGATTCGATCTCCCTGGGCATCGACGCCCCAACTCGCCACAGCGGCGACATCGACGGCACGCCGGGTTGCGTGTTGGTCGGTCCGGCCGGCACGGTGCAGTTGGAACGCGGCGTGATCCGCGCCGCCCGCCACGTGCATATGAATCTCCATGATTGTCAGTATTACGGCGTCGAAAACGGCGACCTGATGAAGCTGGTCGTCAAAAGTCCCGCGTGCAGTGTGACCTTTGACGATTTGTTGGTACGTGCCGACGAGGCCGCCAAGCTGGAGGTGCATATCGACACCGACGAAGGCAACGCCTGCAATCTGGAGGCCGCCGAACAGGTGGAACTGCAGAAACAAACCGATTCGTGCAAGTGCCACGGATAG
- a CDS encoding BMC domain-containing protein translates to MANNNEALGMIETKGFVSLVEAADAMMKAANVKFLGWDNVGSGLVSAFVSGDVAAVKAATDAGAAAAGRIGEVVSVQVIARPHDDINKVLKAKMVSA, encoded by the coding sequence ATGGCAAACAATAATGAAGCGCTAGGCATGATCGAAACCAAAGGCTTTGTGTCTTTGGTCGAAGCGGCCGACGCAATGATGAAAGCCGCCAACGTCAAGTTCCTCGGCTGGGACAACGTCGGCAGCGGTTTGGTCAGCGCCTTTGTGTCCGGTGATGTGGCGGCGGTCAAAGCGGCCACCGACGCCGGTGCCGCGGCAGCCGGCCGCATCGGCGAAGTGGTCAGCGTGCAAGTCATCGCGCGACCGCACGACGACATCAACAAAGTCCTGAAAGCCAAAATGGTCTCCGCCTAA
- a CDS encoding BMC domain-containing protein — translation MNQAIGLIETKGLLALVEATDAMAKAANVAIVKRVDVGGGLVTTVVSGDVGSVRAAVESGSAAAAQVGELVSSHIIPRPAEGLAEAFLK, via the coding sequence ATGAATCAAGCAATCGGTCTGATTGAAACCAAAGGTTTGTTGGCATTGGTCGAAGCCACCGACGCCATGGCCAAAGCGGCCAACGTGGCGATCGTCAAGCGCGTCGACGTGGGCGGTGGTCTGGTCACCACGGTCGTCAGCGGCGACGTCGGCAGCGTTCGCGCCGCGGTTGAATCCGGTTCGGCCGCCGCCGCCCAAGTTGGTGAACTGGTCAGCAGCCACATCATCCCGCGTCCCGCCGAAGGCTTGGCCGAAGCCTTCCTGAAATAG
- a CDS encoding acetate/propionate family kinase, protein MKVLVANLGSTSFKYRLLDMTDESCLARGAVDRIGEPVSQCSVTIGDWSDSQQQSVPDHGVAVEACLQQLTDPEHGCLSSPSDVSAIGFKAVHGGRISGVHVVDDDVLSAMSEMNSAAPAHNPPYIAAMRTLAEKVSDIPLVAAFETGFHLSIPEARRTYAIPSEWTEALNIQKWGFHGASHRYIATRMSEILGRSDARVISCHLGGSSSLCAIENGQSVATTMGMTPQTGLPQNNRVGDFDPFALPLIMQHTGQSLEQVLQRLANECGLLGLSGRSADIRDIEVAAAEGDARCQRALDVYVAEIRRHLGGMLVALGGADAICFTAGIGENGATIREAVCAGLGDLGIELDAARNADPSTNELGEATVHGEASRTQVWIVPTNEELIVARQCCQLLQANE, encoded by the coding sequence ATGAAGGTATTAGTTGCAAATCTCGGATCAACCAGTTTTAAGTACCGGTTGTTGGACATGACCGACGAGTCCTGTCTGGCACGCGGTGCGGTGGATCGTATCGGCGAACCTGTCAGTCAGTGTTCGGTCACGATCGGCGATTGGTCGGATTCCCAGCAACAATCGGTTCCCGATCATGGCGTCGCGGTTGAGGCTTGTTTGCAGCAATTGACGGATCCCGAGCACGGTTGCTTAAGCAGCCCCAGCGACGTTTCTGCGATTGGGTTTAAAGCGGTTCACGGGGGACGCATTTCCGGCGTGCACGTGGTCGACGATGATGTGCTGAGCGCGATGTCGGAGATGAATTCCGCGGCCCCGGCGCACAACCCGCCGTACATCGCGGCGATGCGAACGCTGGCGGAAAAGGTCTCGGACATTCCGCTGGTCGCCGCCTTTGAAACCGGATTCCATCTGTCGATCCCCGAGGCTCGACGGACCTACGCCATTCCCAGCGAATGGACCGAAGCTTTGAACATTCAGAAGTGGGGATTTCACGGTGCCAGTCATCGTTACATCGCCACGCGAATGTCCGAGATTCTGGGACGCTCCGATGCCCGCGTGATCTCGTGTCACCTGGGAGGGAGCAGCAGTTTATGTGCGATTGAAAACGGGCAAAGCGTGGCCACCACGATGGGCATGACGCCGCAGACCGGTTTGCCGCAAAACAATCGGGTCGGAGATTTTGACCCCTTTGCGTTGCCTTTGATCATGCAGCACACCGGTCAGTCGCTGGAGCAGGTGTTGCAGCGTTTGGCTAACGAATGTGGGCTACTGGGACTGAGTGGTCGCAGCGCCGACATCCGCGACATCGAAGTCGCGGCGGCCGAGGGCGACGCGCGTTGCCAACGGGCACTGGATGTGTATGTGGCGGAAATCCGTCGGCATCTGGGCGGCATGCTGGTGGCTTTGGGCGGCGCCGATGCGATCTGCTTTACCGCCGGGATTGGTGAAAACGGAGCGACCATCCGCGAAGCCGTTTGCGCCGGACTGGGGGACTTGGGAATCGAACTGGATGCCGCTCGAAACGCCGATCCCTCAACCAACGAACTGGGCGAAGCCACCGTGCATGGTGAGGCCAGTCGTACGCAGGTTTGGATCGTACCGACCAACGAAGAATTGATTGTGGCCCGGCAATGTTGCCAGTTGTTGCAAGCCAACGAGTAA
- a CDS encoding EutN/CcmL family microcompartment protein has product MFIARVTGSVVSTQKVASMTGHKLLVVEPYRLNGETRDELVTTGRTFIAVDTLGAGEDDYVLIVQGSSARLTPETSKLPIDAVIIGIVDSVHIGKQNVYDRE; this is encoded by the coding sequence ATGTTTATCGCCCGTGTGACCGGATCGGTCGTCAGCACTCAGAAAGTCGCGTCGATGACCGGCCACAAGCTGTTGGTCGTCGAACCGTATCGACTGAACGGCGAAACACGCGACGAACTGGTCACGACCGGGCGGACGTTTATCGCCGTCGACACCTTGGGCGCCGGCGAAGATGACTACGTGTTAATCGTTCAGGGCAGCAGCGCCAGGCTGACGCCCGAAACCAGCAAACTGCCCATCGATGCCGTGATCATCGGCATCGTCGATAGCGTTCACATCGGCAAACAAAACGTTTACGACCGCGAGTAA
- a CDS encoding aldehyde dehydrogenase family protein: protein MQFDENLIRNVVAQVMAEVGPIPELKTGTNGSPATAASAAGRHGVFTDADEAVAAARQAFEEFSRFTMEQRRRVISIIRDIAISQCEELGTMEMEETQIGRLEHKIEKLKALGELSPGTEFFTTQAFSGDHGLAIIERAPFGVIGAITPVTHSLPTITGNAVSMLAGGNTVVVNPHPSGKRVATEGVRRYNEAIHREMGIDNLICVIAEPTLESANAMFANRDIALICVTGGPAVGRAALRSGKRAIVAGPGNPPVVVDETADLDRAAESIIQGGAYDNNLLCIAEKEVFVVDSVFDAMMAAMQRAGAVKLDASQIDQLTSKAIVQVGDDNHDAACKDFIGRDASVLAAAAGVHVPDSVELLFGETDEHHPFVSVEQMMPFIPFVRARDVDHAIDMAKQYEHGFRHTAIIHSRNIRNMTKMGRALDTTLFVKNGPCMASLGLGGEGYLSFSIAGPTGEGVTSPVTFTRERRCSMIDDLNVVGSPDMV, encoded by the coding sequence ATGCAATTTGACGAAAACCTGATTCGCAACGTAGTGGCTCAAGTGATGGCCGAAGTGGGCCCGATCCCGGAATTGAAAACCGGCACCAACGGCTCGCCCGCCACCGCCGCGTCGGCCGCCGGACGCCACGGCGTGTTCACCGATGCCGATGAAGCGGTCGCCGCCGCGCGGCAAGCGTTTGAGGAGTTCTCGCGGTTCACGATGGAACAACGCCGGCGCGTGATTTCGATCATTCGCGACATCGCCATCAGCCAGTGCGAAGAACTGGGCACGATGGAAATGGAAGAAACCCAGATCGGCCGTCTGGAGCATAAAATCGAAAAACTCAAGGCGTTGGGGGAGCTGAGTCCGGGGACGGAGTTCTTCACCACCCAGGCGTTTAGTGGCGACCACGGGTTGGCGATTATTGAACGAGCCCCGTTTGGCGTGATCGGCGCGATCACCCCCGTCACACACAGCTTGCCGACGATCACCGGCAACGCCGTCAGCATGCTGGCCGGCGGCAACACCGTGGTGGTCAATCCGCATCCCTCAGGCAAACGCGTGGCCACCGAAGGGGTTCGTCGCTACAACGAAGCCATCCATCGCGAAATGGGCATCGACAACTTGATCTGTGTGATTGCCGAACCCACTTTGGAATCGGCTAACGCCATGTTTGCCAATCGCGATATCGCGTTGATCTGTGTGACCGGTGGACCAGCCGTCGGTCGTGCCGCGCTCCGCAGCGGCAAACGAGCGATCGTCGCCGGCCCCGGCAATCCTCCCGTGGTGGTCGACGAAACCGCGGATCTGGATCGCGCCGCCGAGTCGATCATTCAGGGTGGCGCGTACGACAACAACCTGCTGTGTATCGCCGAAAAAGAAGTCTTTGTGGTGGACAGCGTGTTCGACGCCATGATGGCCGCCATGCAGCGTGCTGGAGCGGTCAAGTTGGACGCTTCGCAAATCGATCAACTGACCAGTAAGGCGATCGTCCAAGTCGGCGACGACAACCACGACGCGGCTTGCAAAGATTTTATTGGTCGCGACGCCTCAGTGCTGGCCGCCGCTGCCGGAGTGCATGTGCCCGATTCGGTCGAATTGTTGTTTGGTGAAACCGACGAACACCATCCGTTTGTCTCCGTCGAACAGATGATGCCCTTCATCCCCTTCGTGCGAGCTCGCGACGTCGATCACGCCATCGACATGGCCAAGCAGTACGAACACGGGTTCCGGCATACGGCGATCATTCATTCACGCAACATCCGCAACATGACCAAGATGGGCCGTGCTCTGGACACCACGCTGTTCGTCAAAAACGGTCCCTGCATGGCCAGCTTGGGGCTCGGTGGCGAAGGCTACCTGTCGTTCTCCATCGCCGGCCCCACCGGTGAAGGCGTTACCAGCCCGGTCACGTTCACCCGCGAACGACGCTGCAGCATGATCGACGACCTGAACGTCGTCGGCAGCCCCGACATGGTTTGA
- a CDS encoding EutN/CcmL family microcompartment protein gives MQPALVLGSARATVKHDSLNGERLLVLQPLGVDDAADGPPLLGLDHLGARKGDRVMLTSDGAYTREILNHDNTPARWTVLGLIDG, from the coding sequence ATGCAACCTGCACTCGTCCTCGGATCGGCTCGCGCGACCGTCAAGCATGACAGCTTGAACGGCGAGCGGTTATTGGTCTTGCAGCCCTTGGGCGTGGACGACGCCGCAGATGGTCCGCCGCTGCTGGGACTCGATCACCTGGGCGCCCGCAAGGGCGACCGCGTGATGCTGACCAGCGACGGGGCCTACACCCGCGAGATACTCAATCACGACAACACGCCCGCACGCTGGACCGTGCTAGGGTTAATCGACGGATAA
- a CDS encoding cupin domain-containing protein — protein sequence MNHSSDTIDPRMVQGIVREVLERLRPEVAAESPAAPEIFPHRLITVETLQQVGPGQSRIVVPARAIVTPAAADEAKLRNLVIERACPAASEIAAAPVRASLWLVDADPQQRDATISRQLNSRGVNLASRSLADAIDGLAAGEVNTVVVLADLPATVVCKSCRNPKVRAAAIRTVDELQRIELALHPNLWVLDMHSMALPQAVALVERCVRLSTTGALS from the coding sequence ATGAACCATTCCTCTGACACGATCGATCCACGCATGGTCCAAGGGATCGTGCGCGAAGTGTTGGAGCGGTTACGTCCGGAGGTGGCCGCTGAGTCGCCAGCGGCGCCCGAGATCTTTCCGCATCGCTTGATTACCGTGGAAACGCTGCAACAAGTTGGGCCCGGGCAGTCGCGGATTGTCGTTCCTGCTCGGGCGATCGTGACGCCCGCAGCGGCCGACGAAGCCAAGCTTCGCAATCTGGTCATCGAACGGGCTTGTCCGGCGGCCAGCGAGATCGCCGCGGCGCCCGTTCGGGCATCGCTGTGGTTGGTCGATGCGGATCCACAACAACGCGACGCAACGATTAGTAGGCAATTGAATTCCCGTGGTGTGAACCTTGCCTCGCGATCGTTGGCCGATGCCATCGACGGCCTGGCAGCTGGCGAAGTCAACACCGTGGTGGTGTTGGCCGATCTGCCGGCCACCGTGGTCTGCAAATCTTGCCGGAACCCAAAAGTTCGCGCTGCAGCGATTCGCACAGTGGATGAATTGCAACGGATCGAACTGGCCCTGCATCCCAATCTGTGGGTGTTGGACATGCATTCGATGGCGCTGCCTCAAGCGGTGGCGTTGGTGGAGCGTTGTGTTCGTCTATCGACAACGGGAGCCCTGTCATGA
- a CDS encoding EutN/CcmL family microcompartment protein: MKIARVIGTVTLARMHPAMQGARLRCVEQLATIDDLDQPVYGGETIVAWDLCGSGLDDCVAMAEGPEAAQPLKPRTVPIDASIVAVLDHVDVD; encoded by the coding sequence ATGAAGATCGCGCGTGTGATCGGTACCGTCACGCTGGCACGCATGCATCCGGCGATGCAAGGCGCTCGGCTGCGTTGTGTCGAACAGTTGGCCACGATCGACGACCTTGACCAGCCCGTCTACGGCGGTGAGACGATTGTCGCCTGGGACCTGTGCGGTTCAGGGCTCGACGATTGTGTCGCCATGGCCGAAGGCCCCGAAGCCGCTCAACCCTTGAAGCCCCGAACCGTACCGATCGACGCCTCAATCGTGGCCGTGCTCGATCACGTCGACGTCGATTAA
- a CDS encoding class II aldolase/adducin family protein: protein MQSLHKLKQEICDIGQRIYNRQFAAANDGNITVRVSENEFLCTPTMHCKGYLKPDDIALIDGTGKQISGRKKRSSEALLHLEIYKQREDVRSVVHCHPPHATAFAIAREPIPQCVLPEVEVFLGDVPITKYETPGGQAFADTIIPFVDKTNVMILANHGTVSYGENVERAYWWTEILDSYCRMLLLARQLGNVSYLNEEKSRELLELKDKWGFKDPRNTEDYKDCDICANDIFRDSWEGAGVQRRAFDAPPAAKSASSATKPAAAGGMSEEQLVKLITAEVMRQMQK from the coding sequence ATGCAGAGCCTACATAAGCTGAAACAAGAAATCTGTGATATCGGCCAGCGGATTTACAACCGCCAGTTCGCCGCCGCCAACGATGGCAACATCACGGTTCGCGTGAGTGAAAACGAATTTCTCTGCACGCCCACGATGCACTGCAAGGGCTACCTGAAACCCGACGACATCGCGCTGATCGACGGTACGGGCAAGCAGATTTCGGGCCGTAAAAAACGCTCCAGCGAAGCTTTGTTGCACTTGGAAATCTACAAGCAACGCGAGGACGTCCGCAGCGTGGTGCACTGCCATCCGCCCCACGCTACCGCGTTTGCAATCGCTCGCGAGCCGATTCCGCAGTGCGTGTTGCCCGAGGTGGAAGTGTTTCTCGGCGACGTGCCGATCACCAAGTACGAGACGCCCGGCGGACAAGCCTTTGCCGACACCATTATCCCCTTTGTCGACAAGACCAACGTGATGATTCTGGCCAACCACGGCACGGTCAGCTACGGCGAAAACGTCGAACGCGCTTACTGGTGGACCGAGATCCTGGACTCGTACTGCCGGATGCTGCTGTTGGCGCGGCAATTGGGCAACGTGTCGTACTTGAACGAAGAAAAGTCGCGTGAGTTGCTGGAGCTGAAGGACAAGTGGGGCTTCAAAGATCCTCGCAATACCGAGGACTACAAGGACTGCGACATCTGCGCCAACGACATCTTCCGCGACAGTTGGGAAGGTGCCGGCGTGCAGCGTCGGGCGTTCGATGCTCCGCCCGCGGCCAAGTCCGCCAGCAGCGCCACCAAACCGGCGGCTGCCGGCGGCATGAGCGAAGAGCAACTGGTCAAACTGATCACCGCCGAAGTCATGCGTCAAATGCAAAAGTAG
- a CDS encoding lactate/malate dehydrogenase family protein, which produces MKVSIIGGGGLVGSCAGYALQCGGIVREIAMLDVNEELAVGQALDLMHGGPSVADQNIVGGGYEHIPDSDVICITAGLRRKPDESRLDLINRNTDLFVSILNEVAAAGPKSSAIVLVVSNPVDILTYVAAERLNLPSSQVIGLGTQLDTIRFCSLIAQELKAPPTQTKALILGEHGDSMVPIWSSATIAGLPLDKYPGWNPGMANQLFKRTRGSGAEVIKRKGGAGFAVGIAIRDCIEAIALDRRCVLPVSSVQNGCYGIRDVALSVPTVVGRSGVVDRLEMDLWPKEVQGIRSSGTNLRKTLDVVSQRIG; this is translated from the coding sequence ATGAAAGTTTCGATTATCGGGGGCGGCGGTTTGGTCGGCTCCTGTGCCGGCTATGCCTTGCAGTGTGGCGGGATTGTCCGCGAGATCGCGATGTTGGACGTCAACGAAGAATTGGCGGTCGGCCAAGCCCTGGACCTGATGCATGGCGGGCCGAGTGTCGCCGATCAGAACATCGTCGGCGGTGGCTATGAGCACATTCCTGATTCCGATGTGATCTGTATCACGGCCGGTCTGCGTCGCAAGCCCGATGAGTCGCGGTTGGATTTGATCAATCGCAACACCGACCTATTCGTGTCGATTTTGAACGAAGTCGCCGCCGCGGGGCCCAAGTCCTCGGCGATCGTATTGGTGGTTTCCAACCCCGTCGACATTCTCACCTACGTCGCTGCCGAGCGTTTGAACTTGCCCAGCAGCCAGGTGATCGGACTGGGCACGCAGCTCGATACGATTCGGTTCTGCAGCTTGATCGCTCAGGAGTTAAAAGCTCCGCCGACGCAAACCAAGGCCTTGATTCTGGGCGAACACGGCGATTCGATGGTGCCGATTTGGAGCAGTGCCACGATCGCTGGCCTGCCTCTGGACAAATATCCAGGTTGGAATCCCGGGATGGCCAATCAGTTGTTCAAACGGACGCGGGGCAGCGGAGCGGAAGTGATCAAACGCAAAGGCGGCGCTGGGTTTGCTGTAGGGATCGCCATCCGCGACTGCATCGAAGCAATCGCCTTGGACCGCCGCTGCGTGCTGCCGGTCAGCAGCGTCCAAAATGGATGTTACGGTATCCGCGACGTGGCCCTGTCGGTGCCCACGGTGGTCGGCCGCAGCGGGGTCGTGGACCGGCTGGAAATGGACTTATGGCCTAAGGAAGTCCAGGGAATCCGCTCCAGCGGTACCAATCTGCGAAAAACCTTGGATGTGGTTTCGCAACGAATCGGCTAA
- the infA gene encoding translation initiation factor IF-1, producing MGKKEDAFEIDGTVTQALANTRFRVQLETGNEVLAHVAGRMRKHFIRIVPGDKVRVELSPYDLTKGRIVYRER from the coding sequence TTGGGAAAGAAAGAAGATGCATTCGAGATCGACGGGACCGTCACTCAGGCCCTGGCCAACACACGCTTTCGCGTGCAGTTGGAAACAGGCAATGAGGTGTTGGCTCACGTCGCCGGCCGCATGCGAAAGCACTTTATCCGTATCGTTCCGGGCGACAAAGTTCGCGTGGAGTTGTCGCCGTACGACCTAACCAAGGGTCGGATCGTTTACCGCGAGCGTTAA